One region of Persephonella sp. genomic DNA includes:
- a CDS encoding DUF2283 domain-containing protein has protein sequence MKLEYDKEANALYIKLTDKKIAYTEEITPNIIVDYSEDNKPVGIEILNANREINKNELKDLLQVVG, from the coding sequence ATGAAACTGGAATATGATAAAGAAGCAAATGCTTTATACATAAAGTTAACCGATAAAAAAATCGCTTATACAGAAGAAATCACACCCAATATCATAGTTGACTATTCAGAAGATAATAAGCCTGTTGGAATAGAAATTCTTAATGCAAATAGAGAGATTAACAAAAATGAGTTAAAAGATTTATTACAAGTTGTAGGGTAA
- a CDS encoding DUF4258 domain-containing protein, with protein MIGKMNFKFSKHAIQRIKERNIKEEWIIEAIKIPDEIVEVSDTEHRYFKIIKDFDNRVLKVVLNPESNIIITVYFDRGKKL; from the coding sequence TTGATAGGAAAAATGAATTTTAAATTTTCAAAACATGCAATTCAAAGAATAAAAGAAAGAAATATTAAAGAAGAATGGATAATTGAAGCTATAAAAATTCCTGACGAAATAGTTGAAGTATCAGACACAGAACACAGGTATTTTAAAATTATCAAGGATTTTGACAATAGAGTTCTAAAAGTTGTCTTAAATCCAGAAAGCAATATTATAATTACAGTATATTTTGATAGAGGTAAAAAATTATGA
- a CDS encoding SprT family zinc-dependent metalloprotease: MRYKPVVKFSNRRKNLSIQISNDGEIIVKAPYGTPEETIRLALEKHKKWIEKKLFEINQRDPKFLKRKFINGEGFLYLGNWYRLEIVKNQKEPLILKDFFYLSDKYKQKAREVFINWYKKQAKKVINERVNYYSNLTGLNPKSVKITSAQKRLGSCSSKGNLNFSWRLVMLPVRVIDYVVVHELAHLEEHNHSKNFWVKVKTIMPDYEKHKNWLKENAYMMDIL; the protein is encoded by the coding sequence ATGAGATATAAACCAGTTGTAAAGTTTTCAAACAGAAGAAAAAATTTATCAATCCAGATATCAAACGACGGAGAAATAATTGTAAAAGCACCTTACGGAACCCCTGAAGAAACTATAAGATTAGCTTTAGAAAAACATAAAAAATGGATTGAAAAAAAACTTTTTGAGATAAACCAGAGAGATCCAAAATTTTTAAAAAGGAAGTTTATAAACGGAGAGGGGTTTTTATATCTTGGGAACTGGTATAGACTTGAGATAGTAAAAAATCAGAAAGAGCCTTTAATACTAAAAGACTTCTTTTATCTATCTGATAAATACAAACAAAAAGCAAGAGAAGTTTTTATAAACTGGTATAAAAAACAGGCTAAAAAGGTTATAAACGAAAGGGTAAACTACTACTCAAATCTTACAGGACTAAACCCAAAATCTGTAAAAATCACATCTGCACAAAAAAGGCTTGGTTCTTGTTCTTCTAAGGGAAATCTAAATTTTAGCTGGCGTTTGGTGATGCTGCCAGTAAGAGTTATAGATTATGTTGTAGTTCATGAACTTGCACATTTAGAGGAACATAACCACTCAAAAAATTTCTGGGTAAAAGTAAAAACCATAATGCCAGATTACGAAAAACATAAAAACTGGCTAAAAGAAAACGCCTATATGATGGATATTTTGTAA